The Saccharopolyspora gloriosae genome window below encodes:
- a CDS encoding RNA-binding S4 domain-containing protein has product MHDVEIREGTIRLGQLLKLAGLAEHGADAKALLEEGEVLVNDEVETRRGRQLAPGDRIALGDEVVRVVAR; this is encoded by the coding sequence ATGCATGATGTGGAGATCCGGGAAGGCACGATCCGGCTGGGCCAGCTGCTGAAGCTGGCGGGGCTCGCCGAGCACGGAGCGGACGCGAAAGCCCTGCTCGAAGAAGGCGAAGTGCTGGTCAACGACGAGGTCGAGACCCGGCGGGGACGTCAGCTCGCGCCCGGCGACCGGATCGCCCTCGGCGACGAGGTCGTGCGGGTCGTGGCCCGCTGA
- a CDS encoding alpha/beta hydrolase produces the protein MDQERKLGTIFYNPGGPGGSGRIAPALTPELHERFDIVGFDPRGVGDSTGLSCFTEPGDGFHEVGSFPVTPEQERVTVEDTARGVEQCARNAGPLLQHTSTANVARDLDLLRQAVGEDRLDYYGISYGSHLGTVYANLFPERVGSVAIDAVLDPIEWTTGYRPEEAFDPFSFRLGSYGGAQQALRTFLDACAADERCAFREPGTDLLGKYDALLDRLLAQPVTITQPDGSPLEITYQAATTSTLGALYGASTSPRLAEFLQQLHELSLPGAAAAPAPVVSVPPAPQGWAGALRTEQGLSVMCNDSSNPGNPWVWSDYARRADEVGRGFGSYWTYLSLGCANWPGGSDADRYTGPWDRETSAPVLVIGNRQGDPATPYDDARKVSELLSDARLLTLDSFGHGARGESACIDGALNAYFADGALPAEGTICQPDRGPFDPVP, from the coding sequence GTGGATCAGGAGCGGAAGCTCGGGACGATCTTCTACAACCCTGGTGGTCCGGGCGGTAGCGGGCGGATCGCTCCGGCGTTGACTCCTGAGTTGCATGAGCGGTTCGACATCGTCGGTTTCGATCCGCGTGGTGTCGGTGACAGCACCGGGTTGAGCTGCTTCACCGAGCCCGGTGACGGTTTCCACGAGGTGGGCTCCTTCCCGGTGACTCCCGAGCAGGAACGGGTCACGGTCGAGGACACCGCACGTGGAGTCGAGCAGTGCGCCCGGAACGCGGGGCCGCTGCTGCAGCACACCTCGACGGCGAACGTCGCTCGGGATCTCGACCTGCTGCGGCAGGCGGTGGGGGAGGACCGGCTGGACTACTACGGCATCTCCTACGGCAGTCACCTCGGCACCGTGTACGCGAACCTGTTCCCGGAACGGGTCGGCTCGGTCGCGATCGACGCGGTGCTCGACCCGATCGAGTGGACCACCGGATACCGCCCGGAAGAAGCGTTCGACCCGTTCAGCTTCCGGTTGGGCAGCTACGGCGGTGCCCAGCAGGCGCTGCGCACGTTCCTCGACGCGTGCGCCGCCGATGAGCGGTGCGCCTTCCGGGAACCGGGGACCGACCTGCTCGGCAAGTACGACGCGCTGCTCGACCGGCTGCTGGCCCAGCCGGTCACGATCACCCAGCCCGACGGGTCTCCGCTGGAGATCACCTACCAGGCGGCCACGACCAGCACGTTGGGCGCGCTCTACGGCGCCTCGACCTCGCCCCGGCTCGCCGAGTTCCTGCAGCAGCTGCACGAGCTCTCGCTGCCCGGTGCCGCTGCCGCACCGGCGCCGGTCGTCTCGGTACCGCCTGCTCCGCAAGGCTGGGCGGGCGCCCTGCGAACTGAGCAGGGGCTCAGCGTGATGTGCAACGACAGCAGCAATCCGGGCAACCCGTGGGTGTGGTCGGACTACGCGCGGCGCGCCGACGAGGTCGGGCGCGGTTTCGGCTCGTACTGGACGTACCTGTCGCTGGGCTGCGCGAACTGGCCCGGCGGATCCGACGCGGACCGCTACACCGGGCCGTGGGATCGGGAGACCTCGGCTCCGGTGCTGGTCATCGGCAACCGGCAGGGTGATCCGGCCACGCCGTACGACGACGCGCGGAAGGTGTCCGAGCTGCTCTCCGACGCGCGGCTGCTCACGCTCGACTCGTTCGGGCACGGCGCCCGCGGGGAGAGCGCCTGCATCGACGGGGCGTTGAACGCGTACTTCGCCGACGGCGCGCTGCCCGCCGAGGGCACGATCTGCCAGCCGGACCGGGGCCCCTTCGACCCGGTGCCCTGA
- a CDS encoding LacI family DNA-binding transcriptional regulator — protein MTGLADIAAAAGVSVSTVSRVLNRRAGIKDETRQRVLDVLARMPHTARGAAAIRRTGVIGLLVPELVNPVFPAFAEALEARAARAGYGVLLCNTRAALTEEEHVRMLLARGVEGMLFVSPESSHAAATDHRPRAHRRYRSLLDDGVRMVFVNGGGPTVDVPDIAVDERLAGYLATRHLLDLGHRRIGFVSGPAHAVPSRLKRAGWAAALEEAAVDPDPELVAHADFGAAGGARACAALLDGPAPTGVLCSSDVMAFGALREARRRGLRLPDDLSVVGFDDVPLADCCAPSLTTIAQPIEEMADAAVAELLDRLTPELPDRLGGRTRMFRPRLVTRESTAPPTS, from the coding sequence ATGACCGGGCTGGCCGACATCGCCGCGGCGGCCGGGGTCAGCGTGTCCACGGTGAGCCGGGTGCTGAACCGGCGGGCCGGTATCAAGGACGAGACCCGGCAGCGGGTGCTCGACGTGCTCGCCCGGATGCCGCACACCGCGCGCGGCGCGGCGGCGATCCGCCGCACCGGGGTGATCGGGCTGCTGGTGCCGGAGCTGGTGAACCCGGTGTTCCCGGCGTTCGCCGAGGCGCTGGAGGCGCGGGCCGCCCGAGCCGGCTACGGCGTGCTGCTGTGCAACACGCGAGCGGCGCTGACCGAGGAAGAGCACGTGCGGATGCTGCTGGCCCGGGGCGTCGAAGGAATGCTGTTCGTGTCGCCGGAGAGCTCGCACGCCGCCGCCACCGATCACCGCCCTCGGGCGCACCGGCGCTACCGCTCGCTGCTCGACGACGGGGTGCGGATGGTCTTCGTCAACGGCGGCGGGCCGACCGTGGACGTGCCGGACATCGCGGTGGACGAGCGGCTCGCGGGTTACCTCGCCACCCGGCACCTGCTCGATCTCGGGCACCGCCGGATCGGGTTCGTCAGCGGGCCCGCGCACGCGGTTCCGTCCCGGCTGAAGCGGGCCGGGTGGGCCGCGGCGCTGGAGGAAGCGGCGGTGGACCCGGATCCCGAGCTGGTCGCGCACGCCGACTTCGGCGCCGCGGGTGGCGCGCGGGCGTGCGCCGCGCTGCTGGACGGTCCGGCGCCGACCGGGGTGCTGTGCTCCTCGGACGTGATGGCGTTCGGCGCGCTGCGCGAGGCCCGCCGGCGCGGGCTGCGCCTCCCGGACGACCTGTCGGTGGTGGGGTTCGACGACGTGCCGCTGGCGGACTGCTGCGCACCGAGCCTGACCACGATCGCCCAGCCGATCGAGGAGATGGCCGACGCCGCCGTCGCGGAGCTGCTGGACCGCCTCACCCCGGAGCTGCCCGACCGGCTCGGCGGGCGCACCCGGATGTTCCGGCCCCGGCTGGTGACCCGCGAATCCACCGCGCCGCCCACGAGCTGA
- a CDS encoding cytochrome c oxidase subunit 4: MKVEAKIFNLITGFFFLSAVVYGLWSYEPVGTTALVLVGGLSLLIGSYFQFVARRIEPRPEDNPDAEISDGAGELGFFSPGSYWPVGLAAAAAFAGIALAFFHVVMIVIAVGVLLITVAGLVFEYHTGPNHE; the protein is encoded by the coding sequence ATGAAGGTCGAAGCGAAGATCTTCAACCTGATCACCGGCTTCTTCTTCCTGTCGGCGGTCGTCTACGGCTTGTGGTCGTACGAACCCGTGGGCACGACGGCACTGGTCCTGGTGGGCGGGTTGTCGCTGCTGATCGGCAGCTACTTCCAGTTCGTCGCGCGGCGCATCGAGCCGCGTCCGGAGGACAACCCGGACGCCGAGATCAGCGACGGCGCGGGCGAGCTGGGCTTCTTCAGCCCCGGCAGCTACTGGCCCGTCGGGCTGGCGGCGGCCGCCGCGTTCGCCGGTATCGCGCTGGCGTTCTTCCACGTGGTCATGATCGTGATCGCGGTCGGCGTGCTGCTGATCACGGTCGCGGGCCTGGTGTTCGAGTACCACACCGGACCGAACCACGAGTGA
- a CDS encoding alpha/beta hydrolase — protein sequence MSSRIAVAPRGTIALVAALLAGSLLPFAAGRSEAEQSSGTLRTGGADVPVLNWSPCADAPGYECATAEVPLSYRDPSGQRIRLAVGKLPAVDQERKLGTIFYNPGGPGGSGRIAPALTPELHERFDIVGFDPRGVGDSTGLSCFTDPADGFQHEHTFPVTPEQERVQVTDTARAVEQCGRNAGPLAGHTSTANVARDLDLLRQAVGEDRLDYYGISYGSHLGTTYANLFPERVGSVAIDAVLDPIEWTTGYRPEEAFQPFSYRLGAEEGAQRALRTFLGACAADERCAFREPGTDLLGKYDALLDRVLARPVSATAPDGTPLEITYQVAVRGTLSALHTAGSAADLGEFLQVLHARSLPGVEPGPPPVVEVPEPPKRPGRKPEQGLSVMCNDSSNPGDPWVWSDYARRADEAGRGFGAYSTYLSLGCATWPGGSDPDRYTGPWDRETAGPVLVIGNRQGDPSTPYDDAQKVSELLSDARLLTLDSFGHGARGKSACIDAALTAYFGSGALPAEGAVCRPDRAPFDPAP from the coding sequence ATGTCATCACGCATCGCCGTTGCACCGCGCGGAACGATCGCGCTCGTCGCAGCGCTGCTCGCGGGTTCGCTGCTGCCGTTCGCCGCCGGGCGGTCCGAAGCCGAGCAGAGCAGCGGAACCCTGCGCACCGGTGGCGCGGACGTCCCGGTGCTGAACTGGAGTCCGTGTGCTGATGCGCCTGGTTATGAGTGCGCTACTGCTGAGGTGCCGTTGTCGTATCGGGATCCGTCGGGGCAGCGGATTCGGTTGGCGGTGGGGAAGTTGCCTGCGGTGGATCAGGAGCGGAAGCTCGGGACGATCTTCTACAACCCTGGTGGTCCGGGCGGTAGCGGGCGGATCGCTCCGGCGTTGACTCCTGAGCTGCATGAGCGGTTCGACATCGTCGGTTTCGATCCGCGTGGTGTCGGTGACAGCACCGGGTTGAGCTGCTTCACCGACCCCGCCGACGGCTTCCAGCACGAGCACACCTTCCCGGTCACCCCGGAGCAGGAACGGGTTCAGGTCACCGACACCGCGCGCGCGGTCGAGCAGTGCGGGCGCAACGCGGGGCCGTTGGCGGGGCACACCTCGACGGCGAACGTCGCTCGGGATCTCGACCTGCTGCGGCAGGCGGTGGGGGAGGACCGGCTGGACTACTACGGCATCTCCTACGGCAGCCACTTGGGCACGACGTACGCGAACCTGTTCCCGGAACGGGTCGGCTCGGTCGCGATCGACGCGGTGCTCGACCCGATCGAGTGGACCACCGGATACCGCCCGGAAGAAGCGTTCCAGCCGTTCAGCTACCGGTTGGGCGCCGAGGAGGGCGCTCAACGGGCGCTGCGCACGTTCCTCGGCGCGTGCGCGGCGGATGAGCGCTGCGCCTTCCGGGAACCCGGCACCGATCTGCTCGGCAAGTACGACGCCTTGCTCGACCGGGTGCTCGCGCGGCCGGTCAGCGCCACCGCGCCCGACGGGACTCCGCTGGAGATCACCTACCAGGTCGCGGTGCGCGGCACCCTGAGCGCGCTGCACACCGCCGGGTCCGCCGCGGACCTCGGCGAGTTCCTGCAGGTGCTGCACGCGCGATCGCTGCCCGGCGTCGAGCCCGGACCACCGCCCGTCGTCGAGGTGCCCGAACCGCCCAAACGACCGGGTCGCAAACCGGAGCAGGGGCTCAGCGTGATGTGCAACGACAGCAGCAATCCCGGTGACCCGTGGGTGTGGTCGGACTACGCGAGGCGGGCAGACGAGGCCGGGCGCGGCTTCGGCGCCTACTCGACGTACCTGTCGCTGGGATGCGCCACCTGGCCCGGCGGTTCGGATCCGGACCGCTACACGGGCCCGTGGGACCGGGAGACGGCCGGGCCGGTGCTGGTCATCGGCAACCGGCAGGGTGATCCGTCCACGCCGTACGACGACGCGCAGAAGGTGTCGGAGCTGCTGTCCGACGCGCGGCTGCTCACGCTCGACTCGTTCGGGCACGGCGCCCGAGGGAAGAGCGCCTGCATCGACGCCGCGCTGACCGCCTACTTCGGTTCCGGGGCGTTGCCCGCCGAGGGCGCCGTCTGCCGGCCGGACCGAGCCCCGTTCGACCCGGCGCCGTGA
- the coxB gene encoding cytochrome c oxidase subunit II: protein MGSLRQERLKEGTRVPRLVKVAGLVGLVAVAATGCSADEVLRFGWPQGVTPQAESMRQLWTWSVIAALAVGVLVWGLMFWTVAFHRKKGEELPRQFQYNVPLEVIYTAVPFVMVVVLFYFTATTQNYVMAKSENPDEKVNVVSFQWNWEFNYPDHRTPDGQPVRTVGSSSEIPLLVLPTGSSIQYNLSSTDVIHSFFVPEFHFKRDTFPHPDKNNQDAVFENTIEREGSFVGRCAELCGTYHSMMNFEVRALSPDKFDQYMQLRTQNNPATGQYYTASEALTQMNCGELCTPRAVTSVPFDTDRTSGEPSTIGGRQAGN from the coding sequence ATGGGGAGCTTGCGGCAGGAACGTCTGAAGGAGGGGACCCGAGTGCCACGGCTGGTCAAAGTCGCCGGGCTGGTAGGCCTGGTCGCGGTCGCGGCCACGGGCTGTTCGGCCGACGAGGTCCTGCGGTTCGGCTGGCCGCAAGGTGTCACCCCGCAGGCCGAGTCGATGCGTCAGCTGTGGACGTGGTCGGTGATCGCTGCACTGGCGGTCGGCGTCCTCGTGTGGGGCCTGATGTTCTGGACGGTCGCCTTCCACCGCAAGAAGGGCGAGGAGCTGCCCCGGCAGTTCCAGTACAACGTGCCGCTGGAAGTCATCTACACGGCAGTGCCGTTCGTGATGGTCGTGGTGCTGTTCTACTTCACCGCCACGACGCAGAACTACGTGATGGCGAAGTCCGAGAATCCGGACGAGAAGGTCAACGTCGTCTCGTTCCAGTGGAACTGGGAGTTCAACTACCCGGACCACCGCACGCCGGACGGGCAGCCGGTGCGGACCGTGGGCAGCAGCAGCGAGATCCCGCTGCTGGTGCTGCCGACCGGTTCGTCGATCCAGTACAACTTGAGCTCCACCGACGTCATCCACTCGTTCTTCGTGCCGGAGTTCCACTTCAAGCGGGACACCTTCCCGCACCCGGACAAGAACAACCAGGACGCCGTCTTCGAGAACACCATCGAACGCGAAGGCTCGTTCGTCGGGCGGTGCGCCGAGCTCTGCGGCACCTACCACTCGATGATGAACTTCGAGGTCCGCGCCTTGTCGCCGGACAAGTTCGACCAGTACATGCAGCTGCGGACGCAGAACAACCCGGCCACCGGGCAGTACTACACCGCGTCCGAGGCGTTGACCCAGATGAACTGCGGTGAGCTGTGCACGCCGCGGGCGGTGACCTCGGTGCCGTTCGACACCGACCGAACCTCCGGTGAGCCGTCCACCATCGGTGGCCGGCAAGCGGGCAACTGA
- a CDS encoding alpha-amylase, with the protein MRLPVLALTAAFAGVAAVPAAAAVTPAAPAPAPAPAAAPAPATAPVSGPIVQMFQWPWDSIAQECRSTLGPKGFGAVQVSPPQEHVQLDGMNHPWYQDYQPVSYQLETRRGDREQFASMVSACNDAGVEIYADAVVNHMAASDAVGSAGTTHSKYDYPGLYSDADFSDCRRDIANYDDQWEVRNCELVGLSDLKTGTDYVRSAEIGYLNDLISLGVSGFRVDGVKHMPPEDVGAIFGNLNEVPDTGAKPYMFQEVIADQTTSAGEYSGNGDVTEFAYHHKVSNAFKDGSLAQLANVPDEMTLPSDQAVVFIDNHDTQRSEPTLTYKDGVSYDLANAFMLAYPYGTPQLISSFAFDDPDAGPPASEDGRTSPADCADQAWVCEHQRPIIAGMAGFHQAVQGKELTNWWDDGSGRIAFGRGDAGFVVINREDGEMSEQQFQTSLPAGTYCDVMSGALENGSCTGATAQVQDDGTVTTTVQGNSGVALHAGAKLS; encoded by the coding sequence ATGCGATTACCCGTACTAGCTCTGACGGCCGCGTTCGCGGGTGTGGCCGCCGTGCCCGCCGCCGCTGCCGTGACTCCGGCAGCCCCCGCCCCCGCCCCTGCTCCGGCCGCGGCTCCCGCTCCGGCCACGGCGCCGGTGTCCGGCCCGATCGTGCAGATGTTCCAGTGGCCCTGGGACTCGATCGCGCAGGAATGTCGCAGCACGCTCGGCCCGAAGGGGTTCGGCGCCGTCCAGGTCTCGCCGCCCCAGGAGCACGTGCAGCTCGACGGCATGAACCACCCGTGGTACCAGGACTACCAGCCGGTGAGCTACCAGCTGGAGACCCGGCGCGGCGACCGCGAGCAGTTCGCCTCGATGGTCTCCGCCTGCAACGACGCCGGGGTGGAGATCTACGCGGACGCCGTGGTGAACCACATGGCGGCCAGCGACGCCGTCGGCAGCGCGGGCACGACGCACTCGAAGTACGACTACCCCGGTCTGTACAGCGATGCCGACTTCAGCGACTGCCGCCGCGACATCGCGAACTACGACGACCAGTGGGAGGTCCGCAACTGCGAGCTCGTGGGGCTCTCGGACCTCAAGACCGGCACCGACTACGTGCGGTCCGCCGAGATCGGGTACCTCAACGACCTGATCAGCCTCGGCGTCTCCGGATTCCGGGTGGACGGCGTGAAGCACATGCCGCCCGAGGACGTCGGCGCGATCTTCGGCAACCTCAACGAGGTCCCGGACACCGGCGCGAAGCCGTACATGTTCCAGGAGGTCATCGCCGACCAGACGACGTCGGCCGGTGAGTACTCCGGCAACGGCGACGTCACCGAGTTCGCCTACCACCACAAGGTCAGCAACGCGTTCAAGGACGGCTCGCTGGCCCAGCTGGCGAACGTGCCGGACGAGATGACGTTGCCGAGCGACCAGGCCGTGGTGTTCATCGACAACCACGACACGCAGCGCAGCGAGCCGACGCTGACCTACAAGGACGGCGTCTCCTACGACCTGGCGAACGCGTTCATGCTCGCCTACCCGTACGGCACGCCGCAGCTGATCTCCAGCTTCGCCTTCGACGACCCGGACGCCGGGCCGCCCGCGAGCGAGGACGGCCGGACCAGCCCCGCGGACTGCGCCGACCAGGCGTGGGTGTGCGAGCACCAGCGGCCGATCATCGCCGGCATGGCCGGGTTCCACCAGGCCGTGCAGGGCAAGGAGCTGACGAACTGGTGGGACGACGGTTCCGGCCGGATCGCGTTCGGCCGCGGTGACGCCGGCTTCGTCGTGATCAACCGGGAGGACGGCGAGATGTCGGAGCAGCAGTTCCAGACCTCGCTGCCCGCCGGGACGTACTGCGACGTGATGTCCGGTGCGCTGGAGAACGGTTCCTGCACCGGCGCCACCGCGCAGGTCCAGGACGACGGCACCGTCACCACGACGGTGCAGGGCAACTCGGGTGTCGCGCTGCACGCGGGTGCGAAGCTGAGCTGA
- the asnB gene encoding asparagine synthase (glutamine-hydrolyzing), translating into MCGLLGLVCPTEENAGFAVDAVAKALPCQRHRGPDESDTWHGGEVVFGFNRLSIIDLEHSHQPLTWGPPENPGRYTINFNGEIYNYLELRAELSEHYGARFHTDGDTEVIVAAYHYLGTAMVGRLRGMFAFLIWDSERRVVFGARDPFGIKPLFYADGPGGVAFASEKKSLLSLATTLRIGEDLDHKALQHYLTLQYVPEPETLHRQIRRIESGTSFTVSPGGRLVTERYFVPNFTSKPVRNDSDARRLHDQVVDVMRDSVAKHMRADVTVGSFLSGGIDSTAIACLAKEHNPNLITFTTGFERQGYSEVDVAAESAAAIGVKHVIRTVSPEEMMETLPLIVWYLDDPVADPALVPLWFIAREARQHVKVVLSGEGADELFGGYTIYREPLSLAPFERVPGSLRKAMGKVSTAIPDGVRGKDLLRRGALSLEDRYYGNARIFRDDQLKAVMAAFDPGVSHRDVTAAPYRSSESWDPVTRMQHVDLFTWLRGDILVKADKVTMANSLELRVPFLDNEVFRVASGIPLDQKITPETTKYALRQAMKQVVPAHVLNRRKLGFPVPIRHWLRDEMHDWARNIIQQSQTERLLNKTAILQLLEEHRSGVLDHSRRLWALLVFMIWHGIFVEGRLSPEVPEPYYPVKL; encoded by the coding sequence GTGTGCGGCCTGCTTGGACTTGTCTGTCCCACTGAAGAGAACGCCGGTTTCGCCGTCGACGCCGTGGCCAAAGCGCTGCCCTGCCAACGGCACCGGGGGCCGGACGAGAGCGACACCTGGCACGGCGGTGAGGTCGTCTTCGGCTTCAACCGGCTGTCGATCATCGACCTGGAGCACTCGCACCAGCCGTTGACGTGGGGGCCGCCGGAGAACCCCGGCCGCTACACCATCAACTTCAACGGCGAGATCTACAACTACCTGGAGCTGCGCGCGGAGCTCTCCGAGCACTACGGCGCGAGGTTCCACACCGACGGCGACACCGAGGTGATCGTCGCCGCCTACCACTACCTCGGCACCGCGATGGTCGGCCGGCTCCGCGGCATGTTCGCGTTCCTGATCTGGGACAGCGAGCGCCGCGTCGTGTTCGGCGCGCGCGACCCGTTCGGGATCAAGCCGCTGTTCTACGCCGACGGGCCGGGCGGCGTGGCGTTCGCCAGCGAGAAGAAGAGCCTGCTGAGCCTGGCCACCACGCTGCGCATCGGCGAGGACCTCGACCACAAGGCGCTCCAGCACTACCTGACGCTGCAGTACGTCCCGGAGCCGGAGACGCTGCACCGCCAGATCCGGCGCATCGAGTCCGGCACCTCGTTCACCGTGTCCCCCGGCGGGCGCCTGGTGACCGAGCGGTACTTCGTCCCGAACTTCACCTCGAAGCCGGTGCGCAACGACTCCGACGCCCGGCGGCTGCACGACCAGGTCGTGGACGTCATGCGGGACTCGGTCGCCAAGCACATGCGCGCCGACGTGACCGTGGGCTCCTTCCTGTCCGGCGGCATCGACTCGACGGCGATCGCCTGCCTGGCCAAGGAGCACAACCCGAACCTGATCACCTTCACCACCGGGTTCGAGCGGCAGGGCTACTCCGAGGTGGACGTGGCCGCCGAGTCGGCCGCGGCGATCGGCGTGAAGCACGTGATCCGCACCGTCTCCCCCGAGGAGATGATGGAGACGCTGCCGCTGATCGTCTGGTACCTCGACGACCCGGTGGCGGACCCGGCGCTGGTGCCGCTGTGGTTCATCGCCCGCGAAGCGCGCCAGCACGTCAAGGTGGTGCTCTCCGGCGAAGGCGCCGACGAGCTGTTCGGCGGCTACACGATCTACCGCGAGCCGCTGTCGCTGGCGCCGTTCGAGCGGGTGCCCGGCTCGTTGCGCAAGGCGATGGGCAAGGTCTCCACCGCCATCCCGGACGGGGTGCGCGGCAAGGACCTGCTGCGCCGCGGCGCGCTGTCGCTGGAGGACCGCTACTACGGCAACGCGCGGATCTTCCGCGACGACCAGCTCAAGGCCGTGATGGCGGCCTTCGACCCGGGCGTGTCGCACCGCGACGTCACCGCCGCGCCGTACCGCTCCTCCGAGAGCTGGGACCCGGTGACCCGGATGCAGCACGTGGACCTGTTCACGTGGCTGCGCGGGGACATCCTGGTCAAGGCCGACAAGGTGACGATGGCGAACTCGCTGGAGCTGCGGGTGCCGTTCCTGGACAACGAGGTGTTCCGCGTCGCCAGCGGCATCCCGCTGGACCAGAAGATCACCCCGGAGACCACGAAGTACGCGCTGCGCCAGGCCATGAAGCAGGTCGTGCCCGCGCACGTGCTCAACCGCCGCAAGCTGGGCTTCCCGGTGCCGATCCGGCACTGGCTGCGCGACGAGATGCACGACTGGGCGCGCAACATCATCCAGCAGTCCCAGACGGAGCGGCTGCTGAACAAGACCGCGATCCTGCAGCTGCTGGAAGAGCACCGCTCCGGCGTGCTCGACCACAGCCGCCGGCTGTGGGCGCTGCTGGTGTTCATGATCTGGCACGGCATCTTCGTCGAAGGCCGACTCTCCCCCGAGGTCCCTGAGCCGTACTACCCGGTCAAGCTGTGA
- a CDS encoding Lrp/AsnC ligand binding domain-containing protein produces the protein MITAIVLIQTVADRLTEAAQEVADIDGVAEVYSCAGDVDLIAILRVTNHEDIADIVPGRINKVAGVLDTDTHIAFRSYSSQDTEATFSLGLE, from the coding sequence GTGATCACCGCGATCGTGCTCATCCAGACCGTCGCCGACCGACTCACCGAGGCGGCGCAGGAGGTCGCCGACATCGACGGCGTCGCCGAGGTCTACTCGTGCGCGGGCGACGTCGACCTGATCGCGATCCTGCGGGTCACGAACCACGAGGACATCGCGGATATCGTCCCGGGCCGGATCAACAAGGTCGCCGGGGTGCTCGACACCGACACCCACATCGCGTTCCGCTCGTACTCCAGCCAGGACACCGAGGCCACCTTCTCCCTCGGCCTGGAATGA
- a CDS encoding DUF3043 domain-containing protein, with protein sequence MRFLRRSSAEQTATDDSPAESTDVGSESARDRTPGKGRATPKRREAENRRRGPVAPPPKTQREAMKRARGNKEERRKASRERRERMMAGDDRYLMPRDRGPVRAHVRDIVDTRRHMMGMFMPLVLIVFVTTLVQNVLVQQYATLACLVLLLTMLFEGTLLGRAVNKRVRAKFPDATDRPLSLGWYAFTRAMQLRRLRVPRPRLTPKDFHKIG encoded by the coding sequence GTGAGGTTCCTTCGCCGTAGCAGCGCTGAGCAGACCGCGACCGACGACTCTCCCGCCGAGAGCACCGACGTCGGTTCGGAATCCGCCCGCGATCGCACTCCCGGCAAGGGGCGGGCCACTCCGAAGCGCCGCGAGGCCGAGAACCGCCGCCGCGGCCCGGTGGCGCCGCCGCCGAAGACGCAGCGCGAGGCGATGAAGCGCGCTCGCGGCAACAAGGAGGAACGCCGCAAGGCCTCCCGCGAACGCCGCGAGCGGATGATGGCCGGCGACGACCGCTACCTCATGCCCCGCGACCGCGGCCCGGTGCGCGCCCACGTGCGCGACATCGTGGACACCCGCAGGCACATGATGGGCATGTTCATGCCGCTGGTGCTGATCGTGTTCGTCACCACGCTGGTGCAGAACGTCCTCGTCCAGCAGTACGCCACCTTGGCGTGCCTGGTGCTGCTGCTGACGATGCTGTTCGAGGGCACCTTGCTGGGGCGCGCGGTGAACAAGCGGGTGCGCGCGAAGTTCCCGGACGCGACCGACCGCCCGCTGTCGCTGGGCTGGTACGCCTTCACCCGCGCGATGCAGCTCCGCCGCCTGCGCGTCCCGCGCCCCCGCCTCACCCCGAAGGACTTCCACAAGATCGGCTGA
- a CDS encoding HesB/IscA family protein produces MTAQTTIESEAPEHGVTLTDSAAQKAKALLEQEGRDDMHLRIAVQPGGCAGLRYQLFFDERSLDGDARRGFEGLDVVVDRMSAPYVEGAVIDFVDSIEKQGFTIDNPNAGGSCACGDSFH; encoded by the coding sequence ATGACCGCCCAGACCACGATCGAGAGCGAGGCGCCCGAGCACGGTGTCACCTTGACCGACTCCGCGGCGCAGAAGGCCAAGGCGCTGTTGGAGCAGGAGGGCCGCGATGACATGCACCTGCGCATCGCCGTCCAGCCCGGTGGCTGCGCGGGCCTGCGCTACCAGCTGTTCTTCGATGAGCGTTCGCTCGACGGCGACGCGCGGCGTGGCTTCGAAGGCCTCGACGTGGTCGTCGACCGGATGAGCGCCCCGTACGTGGAAGGCGCGGTCATCGACTTCGTCGACTCCATCGAGAAGCAGGGCTTCACGATCGACAACCCGAACGCGGGCGGCTCCTGCGCCTGCGGCGACTCCTTCCACTGA